The Rhodocytophaga rosea genome has a segment encoding these proteins:
- a CDS encoding N-acetylmuramoyl-L-alanine amidase family protein, whose product MLHHIWIIYLLTLGHFLTSAEIVDKPLTGKIICIDPGHGGTAATDSYRIGPTGEREEWINLRVAMLVKEMLEKKGAKVVLTRSDDSNISLDERVNLAKENKAHIFLSIHHNATADSTVNFPIVYFHGNASENQESVAFGKEVILQLRKALFTKNTPVSLVSDHTIFPMAGARVLRGTYGMPAILAEASFFTHSPEEQRLKNREYNQREAIAFVKALENYFAKPATTVLPKNSRVEVVPFKVFQEAERMSPIAKLWREDMETGKKLLQKQDSASLQQAYEYFTRSVRSFPDSYVAEQCHRFRIEILEKTGKMSEAIQEKQRLAEFYVPVE is encoded by the coding sequence ATGCTACATCACATCTGGATAATTTATCTATTGACTTTGGGCCATTTTCTGACTTCTGCGGAGATAGTTGACAAACCGCTTACAGGAAAAATTATCTGCATTGACCCAGGACATGGTGGTACAGCCGCTACCGATTCCTACCGGATAGGGCCTACCGGCGAACGGGAGGAATGGATAAACCTGAGAGTAGCTATGTTAGTAAAAGAAATGCTTGAGAAAAAAGGAGCCAAGGTAGTATTAACCCGTTCAGACGACAGTAATATTTCATTAGATGAACGGGTAAACCTGGCAAAAGAGAATAAAGCCCACATTTTTCTTTCTATTCATCACAATGCCACCGCCGACAGCACAGTTAACTTTCCTATTGTTTATTTTCATGGGAATGCTTCTGAAAACCAGGAAAGTGTAGCATTTGGAAAAGAAGTAATTCTACAGTTGCGTAAAGCACTTTTCACCAAAAATACGCCGGTGAGTCTGGTTTCTGACCATACTATTTTTCCTATGGCTGGTGCTAGAGTGTTGAGAGGAACCTATGGAATGCCAGCTATTCTTGCCGAAGCTTCTTTTTTCACTCATTCACCAGAAGAGCAACGTTTAAAAAACAGGGAATATAATCAGCGTGAAGCAATTGCATTTGTAAAAGCATTGGAGAATTATTTTGCAAAGCCGGCAACAACGGTTCTTCCCAAGAACAGCAGGGTGGAAGTGGTTCCGTTTAAGGTTTTTCAGGAAGCAGAGCGAATGAGCCCGATTGCTAAATTATGGCGGGAAGATATGGAAACAGGGAAAAAACTATTGCAAAAACAGGATTCAGCTTCCTTGCAACAAGCTTATGAGTATTTTACGCGTTCGGTACGTTCGTTTCCAGATTCCTATGTAGCAGAACAATGCCATCGTTTCCGGATTGAAATCTTAGAAAAAACAGGCAAAATGAGTGAAGCTATACAGGAGAAGCAGAGGTTAGCAGAATTTTATGTACCAGTAGAGTGA
- a CDS encoding MarR family winged helix-turn-helix transcriptional regulator, which yields MKANETIDYNIKAAWHAISRMYNVQAAKYDMTTAIGFVLLNIDMDKGTPATKIAPLLGLEARSLTRMLKAMEEKGYIYRVNNVRDKRGVNIRLTDLGKEKREIARQTVRAFNYLVRKNIAEDKLKVFFEVIDEINRLINEKPDIKIQNPSTPQLAIK from the coding sequence ATGAAAGCCAATGAAACGATTGATTACAACATTAAAGCTGCCTGGCATGCTATATCCCGGATGTATAATGTACAAGCTGCTAAGTATGATATGACCACGGCAATTGGGTTTGTGCTCTTAAATATTGACATGGACAAAGGAACCCCAGCAACAAAAATTGCCCCTTTGCTTGGCCTAGAGGCCCGTAGTCTTACCAGAATGCTGAAAGCAATGGAGGAAAAAGGCTATATCTACCGGGTAAATAATGTCAGAGATAAACGAGGGGTAAATATCCGCTTAACAGACCTGGGTAAGGAAAAAAGGGAAATTGCCCGGCAAACGGTAAGAGCATTCAATTATTTAGTCCGAAAAAATATCGCCGAAGATAAGCTGAAAGTATTTTTTGAAGTAATTGATGAAATCAATCGCCTGATCAATGAGAAACCGGACATAAAAATTCAGAACCCTTCTACTCCACAACTTGCCATAAAATAA
- a CDS encoding 3-hydroxyacyl-CoA dehydrogenase/enoyl-CoA hydratase family protein, with protein sequence METTFAEKEIKSKASTGKRTIKKVAVLGSGIMGSRIACHFANIGVEVLLLDMVPKELNAAESAKGLTLDNKNVRNRLVTDSFQNTLKSNPAPLYHKSFASRIKLGNFEDNMKEIVNYDWVMEVVVENLKIKKIIYDQVEQFRKPGTLVTSNTSGIPIHLMAEGRSEDFQKHFCGTHFFNPPRYLKLLEIIPTPKTNKSVVDFLMHYGDLYLGKTTVLAKDTPAFIANRVGVYSLMKTLQIVEDMGLTVEEVDKLTGPVVGRPKSGTFRLSDVVGLDTTINVSNNLYAGLSGDESKDGFQLPKMVQQMQERKWLGDKTGQGFYKKVKGADGQSEILSLDLKTFEYRPQQKSKFETLEATKSIENLKDRFAVLLAGKDKAGEFYRRSFLDIFQYVSNRIPEIADELYRIDAAVSAGFAWEMGPFETWDAIGVKKVVGLMEEAGKKPAAWVYEMLQNGFEFFYKVEAGQRQYYDIPSKSYKPIPGTQDFIILDNLRAANKKVWGNKGATLFDIGDGVLNLEFHSKMNTLGSEVVEGIIKSISVAEKDFAGLVIGNDGANFSAGANLAMLFMYAIEQEYDEIDFMIRQFQNTIMRVRYSSIPVVVAPHGMTLGGGCEMVMHADRVQAAAETYIGLVEVGVGLIPGGGGTKEMTLRVSDRIEAGDVELNALQNSFMNIAQAKVSTSAQEAFDMHILRRGDEITLNRNRLIADAKTAVLDLVEQGYTQPLPRKDIKVQGKTGLALFKTGVFGMLTGRYISEHDAKIANKIAYVMCGGDLSYPQLVSEQYLLDLEREAFLSLTGEKKTLERIQSILQGGKPLRN encoded by the coding sequence ATGGAAACAACTTTTGCAGAAAAAGAAATAAAATCAAAAGCCAGTACAGGCAAACGGACTATAAAGAAAGTTGCAGTTTTAGGTTCTGGCATCATGGGTTCACGAATAGCTTGCCATTTTGCAAACATTGGAGTAGAAGTATTGTTGCTCGACATGGTTCCAAAAGAATTAAATGCGGCTGAATCCGCAAAAGGACTTACACTTGACAATAAAAATGTAAGGAACCGGCTTGTAACAGATTCTTTCCAGAATACCCTTAAATCAAATCCTGCCCCTTTGTATCATAAATCCTTCGCAAGCCGCATTAAACTTGGCAATTTCGAGGATAATATGAAGGAAATAGTCAATTACGACTGGGTGATGGAAGTGGTAGTGGAAAACCTGAAAATTAAAAAAATCATATACGACCAGGTCGAACAATTCCGTAAGCCGGGTACCTTAGTTACATCTAATACTTCCGGTATTCCTATTCATCTGATGGCAGAAGGCAGAAGTGAAGATTTTCAGAAACACTTTTGCGGCACTCACTTTTTTAATCCACCCAGGTATCTGAAATTATTAGAAATTATTCCTACTCCGAAAACAAATAAAAGTGTAGTCGATTTTCTGATGCATTATGGAGATTTGTATTTAGGCAAAACCACGGTATTAGCGAAGGACACTCCTGCTTTTATTGCAAACCGGGTGGGTGTGTATTCCCTGATGAAAACCCTGCAAATTGTAGAAGATATGGGTTTAACCGTAGAGGAAGTCGATAAACTGACCGGTCCGGTGGTAGGCCGACCTAAATCTGGCACTTTCCGCTTGTCGGATGTTGTAGGTTTGGATACAACTATCAATGTATCGAATAATTTATATGCAGGACTGTCCGGTGATGAATCCAAAGATGGTTTTCAACTGCCCAAAATGGTGCAGCAAATGCAGGAACGCAAATGGCTGGGCGATAAAACCGGACAAGGATTTTACAAGAAAGTAAAAGGTGCAGACGGCCAGTCAGAAATACTGTCTCTGGATCTGAAAACCTTTGAATACCGTCCACAGCAAAAATCCAAATTTGAAACACTTGAAGCTACCAAAAGCATCGAGAATTTGAAAGATCGGTTTGCAGTATTGTTAGCCGGAAAAGACAAAGCCGGCGAGTTTTACAGACGATCATTCTTGGATATTTTCCAGTATGTGAGCAATCGTATTCCTGAAATTGCTGATGAACTTTACCGAATTGATGCAGCCGTTTCTGCCGGATTTGCCTGGGAAATGGGTCCATTTGAAACCTGGGATGCCATTGGCGTGAAAAAAGTAGTAGGCCTAATGGAAGAAGCCGGCAAAAAACCAGCTGCCTGGGTCTATGAAATGCTGCAAAATGGTTTTGAGTTTTTTTACAAAGTGGAAGCTGGACAACGACAGTACTATGATATTCCTTCTAAAAGCTATAAACCCATTCCAGGCACACAAGATTTTATTATTCTTGATAATCTGAGGGCAGCCAACAAGAAAGTATGGGGCAATAAAGGTGCTACCCTGTTTGACATTGGTGATGGCGTACTTAACCTGGAGTTTCATTCTAAAATGAATACGCTTGGTTCAGAAGTGGTAGAAGGAATCATTAAATCAATTTCGGTTGCTGAAAAAGATTTTGCAGGCTTAGTAATTGGCAATGACGGAGCAAATTTTTCTGCTGGTGCTAACCTGGCTATGCTATTTATGTATGCCATCGAGCAGGAATACGACGAAATCGATTTTATGATCCGCCAGTTCCAGAATACCATTATGCGGGTGCGATATTCATCTATCCCAGTAGTAGTTGCACCCCATGGCATGACGCTGGGTGGAGGTTGTGAAATGGTGATGCATGCTGACCGGGTTCAGGCTGCTGCTGAAACATATATTGGTTTAGTAGAAGTAGGCGTTGGTTTAATTCCTGGTGGTGGTGGTACTAAAGAAATGACTTTACGGGTATCAGACCGAATAGAAGCCGGCGATGTGGAGTTGAATGCTTTACAGAATTCCTTTATGAACATTGCCCAGGCAAAAGTATCTACATCAGCCCAGGAAGCTTTTGATATGCACATTCTGCGTAGAGGTGATGAAATTACCTTAAACCGAAACCGCCTGATTGCTGATGCCAAAACTGCTGTACTGGACTTAGTTGAACAAGGCTATACGCAACCGCTACCCAGAAAAGATATTAAAGTGCAGGGCAAAACAGGGTTGGCTTTATTTAAAACTGGTGTCTTTGGTATGTTGACTGGCCGCTATATTTCAGAGCATGATGCCAAAATTGCTAATAAAATAGCCTATGTAATGTGCGGGGGTGACCTCTCCTATCCTCAACTGGTTTCTGAACAGTATCTGCTTGATCTGGAACGGGAAGCTTTCCTGTCATTAACTGGCGAAAAGAAAACCCTGGAAAGAATTCAAAGCATATTGCAGGGTGGAAAACCATTGAGAAACTAA
- a CDS encoding acetyl-CoA C-acyltransferase: protein MDAYIVAGYRTAVGKANRGGFRFTRPDDLAAEVIKHLTASIPGFDPSKVEDLIVGNAVPEAEQGMQMGRIISLLSLPQNVPGMVINRYCGSGLEAIAIASAKIHSGLADCIIAGGTESMSLVPTMGWKTALNYKIAYETPDYYTSMGHTAENVGEKYKVSRQDQDDFSYRSHTRALEAISKGLFKEEIVPVTVKETYLDENGKKKTKEYIVDTDEGPRADTSMEVLASLKPVFSNRGNITAGNSSQTSDGAAFVMLMSERMVKELNLKPIARMVSYAARGVQPKYMGIGPVEAVPVALKKAGMSLNQIDLVELNEAFAAQALAVVRELDMDLEKVNVNGGAIALGHPLGCTGAKLSVQLFNELRRRNKKYGMVTACVGGGQGVAGIYELLN, encoded by the coding sequence ATGGATGCATATATTGTAGCAGGATATAGAACAGCAGTAGGCAAAGCCAACCGGGGTGGTTTCCGTTTTACCCGTCCGGATGATCTGGCTGCCGAAGTAATTAAACATTTAACCGCTTCCATCCCAGGATTTGATCCATCTAAGGTTGAAGATCTAATCGTGGGAAATGCCGTACCCGAAGCGGAACAAGGCATGCAAATGGGAAGAATTATTTCACTTTTGTCATTGCCGCAAAATGTGCCTGGCATGGTCATTAACCGGTATTGTGGCTCAGGGTTAGAGGCTATTGCCATTGCCTCAGCTAAAATTCATTCAGGATTAGCTGATTGTATCATCGCCGGTGGAACAGAGTCTATGTCACTGGTGCCAACCATGGGATGGAAAACAGCCTTGAATTATAAGATAGCTTATGAAACGCCGGATTATTATACCAGCATGGGGCATACGGCTGAGAATGTAGGAGAGAAATACAAAGTCTCCCGCCAGGATCAGGATGATTTTTCCTATCGTTCCCATACAAGAGCACTAGAAGCTATTAGTAAAGGATTGTTCAAGGAGGAAATTGTGCCTGTAACGGTGAAGGAAACCTACCTGGATGAAAATGGCAAAAAGAAAACAAAAGAATATATAGTAGATACTGACGAAGGTCCAAGAGCAGATACCTCTATGGAAGTATTAGCCTCTTTAAAGCCAGTATTTTCTAACCGGGGAAATATCACCGCCGGGAATTCATCTCAAACCTCTGACGGAGCTGCTTTTGTAATGTTAATGTCAGAAAGAATGGTGAAAGAATTAAATCTGAAGCCCATTGCCAGAATGGTTAGTTATGCGGCTAGGGGAGTCCAACCAAAATATATGGGCATTGGTCCCGTAGAGGCTGTTCCGGTAGCACTGAAAAAAGCTGGTATGTCACTTAATCAGATTGATCTTGTTGAACTAAATGAAGCTTTTGCTGCACAAGCTTTAGCAGTGGTGCGTGAACTGGATATGGATTTGGAGAAGGTAAATGTAAATGGGGGAGCTATCGCTTTGGGACATCCATTAGGTTGCACTGGTGCTAAGCTTTCTGTACAACTATTCAATGAATTACGCCGGAGAAACAAGAAATATGGGATGGTAACTGCTTGTGTGGGAGGCGGACAGGGGGTAGCTGGTATTTATGAATTATTAAACTAA
- a CDS encoding DUF4397 domain-containing protein, producing MKKPKFLNWRTMFFLLIAPMVSFTACNDDDTDATPERAKVLVVHASPSAPGVDLLVDNTKVNTAALTFPNNTGYLDVNAGARNFKVNVTGTSTTAIEATPTLVANKNYSVFAINAEANNSGTTFEPLLLEDNLTTPASGQAHVRFIHLSPDAPAVDIVNVTGGANTILIPNRAYKSATDFIPLPAGTYDLAVRVAGTQTTALSLPGVTLEAGKILTVFARGFLNPPAGNTNTLGAQIIDNTAAAGQ from the coding sequence ATGAAAAAACCTAAATTTTTAAACTGGCGTACCATGTTCTTTTTACTAATTGCGCCAATGGTATCATTTACTGCTTGCAATGACGATGATACAGATGCTACTCCAGAAAGAGCCAAAGTTTTAGTTGTACATGCTTCCCCTAGTGCCCCAGGTGTTGATTTATTAGTCGACAACACCAAGGTAAATACGGCCGCTTTAACTTTTCCAAACAATACTGGCTATTTAGATGTAAATGCTGGAGCCAGAAACTTCAAAGTAAATGTAACCGGAACTTCTACTACTGCCATTGAAGCTACGCCAACCTTAGTAGCCAATAAAAACTACTCCGTATTTGCTATCAATGCTGAGGCCAACAACTCTGGCACTACTTTCGAACCATTACTACTGGAAGATAATTTAACAACCCCTGCTTCCGGACAGGCACATGTACGTTTCATACACTTGTCGCCAGACGCACCTGCTGTTGATATTGTTAATGTTACTGGTGGCGCCAATACTATATTAATTCCAAACCGTGCTTATAAAAGTGCTACAGATTTTATTCCTTTACCTGCTGGTACATATGATTTAGCTGTACGGGTAGCCGGTACTCAAACTACTGCCTTATCTTTGCCAGGTGTAACCCTGGAAGCAGGTAAAATCCTGACTGTATTTGCCAGAGGATTTTTAAATCCACCTGCTGGAAACACTAATACTTTAGGCGCTCAGATCATCGATAATACTGCTGCAGCCGGACAATAA
- a CDS encoding acyl-CoA dehydrogenase family protein encodes MEAIAKKIVKGGEFLIKETEAQQVFIPEEFSEEQRMVAQTCQDFLEKEVYPRLDEIDSMKNPDLMPSLMDKAGELGLLGTSVPEQYGGFGMNFNTSMLVTDVIGAGHSFAVALSAHTGIGTLPILYYGNDEQKAKYLPKLASGEWKAAYCLTEPDSGSDANSGKTKAVLSADGKHYVLNGQKMWITNGGFADVYIVFAKIDNDKNLSAFIVERAFGGITMNEEEKKMGIKGSSTRQIFFNDCQVPVENLLSSRENGFKIAVNILNIGRIKLGAAAIGASKRVVNHAVNYANERKQFGISISRFGAIKHKLGEMATKIYVTESASYRVGQNIDDTIEAFIAGGMPEAEAKLKGVEQFAIECAIMKVHGSEVLDYVVDEGVQIYGGMGYSADAPMDRAYRDARINRIFEGTNEINRLLAIDMILKRAMKGELDLMGPAMAVSKEIMSIPEMGEEEEGLFAAEKKVLRNLKKAVLMVSGAAVQKFLQKLSHEQEIIMNIADMLIEVYVIESALLRTEKLVSTRGQEACSYQIDMAKLYMNDAVEKINIAGKNAINSFADGDEQRVMLMGLKRFTKIVPINPKETRRRIADHMIAENKYTF; translated from the coding sequence ATGGAAGCAATAGCAAAAAAAATAGTAAAAGGTGGTGAATTTCTGATTAAAGAAACGGAGGCTCAACAGGTATTTATTCCTGAAGAGTTTTCAGAAGAGCAACGTATGGTAGCTCAAACCTGCCAGGATTTTCTGGAAAAGGAAGTGTATCCCCGCCTGGATGAAATAGATTCTATGAAAAATCCGGACCTGATGCCTTCTCTTATGGACAAAGCCGGCGAGCTGGGTTTATTAGGCACTTCTGTCCCAGAGCAATATGGCGGTTTTGGTATGAACTTTAATACTTCGATGCTGGTAACAGATGTAATTGGGGCTGGCCATTCATTTGCCGTAGCACTATCAGCACATACCGGTATTGGAACATTGCCGATTTTATATTATGGCAATGATGAACAAAAAGCAAAGTATTTGCCTAAGCTCGCTTCTGGCGAATGGAAAGCAGCCTATTGTCTAACAGAGCCAGATTCTGGTTCAGATGCGAATTCCGGTAAAACCAAAGCCGTATTGAGTGCAGATGGAAAGCATTATGTGCTAAATGGCCAAAAAATGTGGATCACCAATGGTGGCTTTGCTGATGTATATATTGTATTTGCCAAGATAGATAATGACAAAAACTTGTCTGCTTTTATTGTGGAACGTGCATTTGGTGGCATAACCATGAATGAGGAAGAAAAGAAGATGGGTATTAAGGGATCTTCTACCAGGCAGATTTTCTTCAATGATTGCCAGGTACCAGTTGAAAACCTGCTATCCAGCCGGGAAAATGGATTCAAGATTGCAGTAAATATTCTCAATATTGGCCGTATTAAACTAGGTGCGGCTGCCATCGGTGCTTCTAAACGGGTTGTGAACCATGCAGTAAATTATGCCAATGAGCGTAAACAATTCGGTATTTCCATTTCCAGATTTGGTGCCATTAAGCATAAACTAGGGGAAATGGCTACCAAGATTTATGTGACAGAATCTGCCTCATACCGGGTTGGACAAAATATTGACGATACGATTGAAGCATTCATTGCCGGTGGTATGCCGGAAGCGGAAGCAAAATTAAAAGGGGTAGAACAATTTGCCATCGAGTGTGCCATTATGAAAGTGCATGGCTCAGAAGTGTTGGATTATGTAGTGGATGAAGGGGTGCAGATTTACGGGGGTATGGGCTATTCGGCGGATGCACCTATGGACAGAGCCTATAGAGATGCTCGCATCAACCGGATTTTTGAAGGCACCAATGAAATTAACCGCTTACTGGCCATAGATATGATTTTGAAACGGGCTATGAAAGGAGAACTTGATCTGATGGGTCCGGCTATGGCCGTATCAAAAGAAATTATGTCTATTCCGGAGATGGGTGAAGAGGAAGAAGGATTATTTGCAGCTGAGAAAAAAGTATTAAGAAACCTGAAAAAAGCCGTATTAATGGTATCTGGCGCAGCCGTTCAAAAGTTTTTGCAAAAATTATCGCACGAACAGGAAATCATTATGAACATTGCCGATATGCTGATCGAAGTATATGTGATAGAATCGGCTTTATTGCGTACCGAAAAATTAGTAAGTACCAGAGGCCAGGAAGCATGCTCGTACCAGATAGATATGGCAAAATTATACATGAACGATGCTGTAGAAAAAATTAACATTGCTGGTAAAAACGCCATAAATTCTTTTGCTGACGGAGACGAACAACGGGTAATGTTGATGGGTTTGAAGCGGTTTACTAAAATTGTGCCTATCAATCCAAAAGAAACCCGCCGCAGAATTGCTGATCATATGATTGCTGAAAACAAGTATACTTTTTAA
- a CDS encoding NifU family protein, with protein sequence MNTLLNNPDLVSKVEKALDSIRPYLNADGGNVKILEITDEKVVRLELLGACGSCPMSTMTLKAGVEEAIIRSVPEITAVEAVNITNYGDPHALLPDNLF encoded by the coding sequence ATGAATACGCTCCTTAATAATCCTGACCTTGTTTCCAAAGTTGAAAAAGCCCTCGATAGCATCCGGCCTTATCTGAATGCTGATGGAGGAAATGTGAAAATTCTGGAAATTACTGATGAAAAAGTAGTACGACTGGAACTGCTTGGTGCCTGTGGCTCATGCCCGATGTCTACCATGACGTTAAAAGCGGGAGTAGAAGAAGCCATCATTCGCTCAGTTCCTGAAATTACAGCTGTAGAAGCAGTTAATATCACTAATTATGGCGATCCCCATGCTCTGCTTCCAGACAATTTGTTTTAA
- the dnaG gene encoding DNA primase, whose product MRISNEVVQQIQQSADIVEVVGDFVTLKKRGQNLMACCPFHNEKTPSFSVSPAKGIYKCFGCGKSGDSVKFVMDIEGVSYVEALRYLGKKYGIEIEEQAAPTDTQLQQQHEKDSLYIVLNYAKNYYQNLLWQSDEGQAVGLSYFKERGFKDNTIKDFELGYSTDAWDHFTKDAISKGYQQEILEKAGLLIRKEEKQFDRFRGRVIFPIHNVSGKVIAFGARILKADKNQPKYLNSPETEVYHKSNILYGMFQAKTAIRNEDTCFLVEGYTDVISLHQAGINNVVASSGTSLTLEQIRLIGRFTQNVTVLYDGDAAGIKASLRGTDMILEEGLNVKVVVFPDGNDPDSYVRQIGATAFKEFIRQHSKDFITFKTELYLVEAANDPFKKAGIIKEIVESITKIPDPIKRAVFFRQTANLLQMDEGTLIVESNQILKKQQADKEKKGKMAKTQSASNPPSPPPLVYDLPEGIMPPPELDLEEPVEFQEPKKNPIVYQEQESIRLLISYADQPIDEHNKLCNYLLAEIEGIEFQTPIYNRILDIFRAQLQMGHIVGTEYFIRHWDADIQAEAINLISQKYQLSENWLDKFQIFIPQEKDMLTHVAYSNILRLKHRIVQDKITDNMKNLAKAQSSAEQETIMRIHMQLKEIEKQIASILGNVVR is encoded by the coding sequence ATGAGAATCAGTAATGAAGTAGTTCAGCAAATACAACAGAGTGCAGATATTGTAGAAGTGGTAGGAGATTTTGTTACACTCAAAAAAAGAGGGCAAAATCTGATGGCTTGCTGCCCTTTTCATAACGAGAAAACGCCTTCTTTTTCGGTGTCTCCGGCAAAAGGGATCTATAAGTGTTTTGGATGTGGTAAATCCGGCGATAGTGTGAAATTTGTAATGGATATTGAAGGCGTGAGTTATGTAGAGGCGTTACGTTATCTGGGCAAAAAATATGGTATTGAAATAGAAGAGCAAGCGGCACCCACTGATACGCAGTTACAGCAACAGCATGAGAAAGACAGTCTATACATTGTACTCAATTACGCTAAAAACTATTACCAGAATCTGCTTTGGCAAAGCGACGAAGGCCAGGCAGTAGGTTTAAGCTATTTCAAGGAAAGGGGCTTTAAAGACAATACCATCAAGGATTTCGAACTTGGCTATAGTACCGATGCCTGGGACCATTTTACAAAAGATGCCATCAGCAAAGGCTATCAGCAGGAAATTCTTGAAAAAGCTGGCTTGCTTATCCGCAAAGAAGAAAAGCAATTTGACCGTTTCAGAGGCAGGGTTATTTTTCCGATTCACAATGTATCCGGAAAAGTAATTGCGTTTGGTGCCCGTATTCTTAAAGCAGATAAAAACCAGCCTAAATACCTTAATTCGCCCGAAACAGAAGTTTATCACAAAAGTAATATTCTATATGGAATGTTCCAGGCCAAAACTGCCATCCGGAATGAGGATACTTGTTTTCTGGTAGAAGGTTATACAGATGTGATTTCCCTCCATCAGGCTGGAATTAATAATGTGGTAGCTTCTTCCGGAACATCACTTACATTAGAACAAATCCGGTTAATAGGCCGCTTTACCCAAAATGTTACGGTATTATATGATGGAGACGCAGCCGGTATCAAAGCTTCTTTGCGGGGTACGGATATGATTCTGGAGGAAGGTTTGAACGTGAAAGTAGTGGTTTTCCCGGATGGTAACGATCCGGATAGTTATGTACGGCAGATCGGGGCAACGGCTTTTAAGGAATTCATCCGCCAGCATAGCAAAGATTTTATCACATTCAAAACAGAGTTATACTTAGTAGAAGCGGCAAATGACCCATTTAAGAAAGCAGGGATAATTAAAGAGATTGTAGAAAGCATTACCAAAATTCCTGATCCGATTAAACGGGCGGTATTTTTCAGGCAAACGGCTAATCTGCTGCAAATGGATGAAGGTACGCTGATTGTAGAAAGCAACCAGATTCTCAAAAAACAACAGGCTGATAAAGAGAAAAAAGGGAAAATGGCAAAAACCCAGTCAGCCTCAAATCCTCCTTCGCCTCCACCTCTGGTATACGATCTTCCGGAGGGCATAATGCCTCCGCCTGAACTGGATTTAGAAGAGCCGGTAGAATTTCAAGAGCCAAAAAAGAACCCGATTGTATACCAGGAACAGGAAAGTATCCGCTTACTGATTAGTTATGCCGATCAGCCCATTGATGAGCATAATAAACTTTGCAATTACCTTCTGGCAGAAATAGAAGGAATTGAATTTCAAACTCCTATCTATAACCGAATTCTGGATATTTTCAGGGCGCAGTTGCAAATGGGCCATATCGTAGGAACTGAATATTTTATCCGTCACTGGGATGCGGATATTCAGGCGGAGGCGATTAATCTAATTAGCCAGAAGTATCAGCTAAGCGAAAACTGGCTGGACAAATTCCAGATTTTTATCCCGCAGGAAAAAGATATGCTTACGCATGTAGCCTATTCTAATATTCTTCGTCTGAAGCACCGCATTGTGCAGGATAAAATTACTGATAATATGAAAAACCTGGCCAAAGCACAGTCATCTGCCGAACAGGAAACGATTATGCGGATTCATATGCAGCTCAAAGAAATCGAAAAACAAATTGCCAGTATTCTGGGGAATGTAGTGAGGTGA